In the genome of Streptomyces sp. NBC_00237, one region contains:
- a CDS encoding alpha/beta fold hydrolase has product MHFSAWPEEVRGPLVERHLATWRAASQENRNLYDKVSDEFRSAPSTPGVPLIVLSAAGHDATQAHLWSEEQLRRIQGIKQTLHAELAAESPCGEHRILDDAGHGWLHEECPDAVLRAVDDLLDRVRCKR; this is encoded by the coding sequence TTGCACTTCTCGGCCTGGCCCGAAGAGGTGCGCGGGCCGCTCGTCGAACGGCACCTCGCCACCTGGCGGGCTGCCTCGCAGGAGAACCGGAACCTGTACGACAAGGTCTCCGACGAGTTCCGGAGCGCCCCGAGCACCCCGGGCGTGCCCTTGATCGTGCTCTCGGCGGCGGGGCACGACGCCACTCAGGCCCACCTCTGGTCGGAGGAGCAACTGCGCCGGATCCAGGGGATCAAGCAGACCCTCCATGCGGAACTCGCCGCCGAGTCCCCGTGCGGCGAGCACCGCATCCTCGACGACGCAGGGCACGGCTGGCTCCATGAGGAGTGTCCGGACGCGGTGCTCCGGGCGGTCGACGACCTGCTGGACCGAGTGAGGTGCAAGAGGTGA
- a CDS encoding ArsR family transcriptional regulator — translation MYRQVGVLAESGLLEVEGERRVRGAVERRYRLRRERAVVDAEAAASVSREDHRRVFAVAMAALLGEFNAYLDRDGADPVADLVGYRQHSAWLSPDELAELIGELRAVLAPRLANEPSPERVRHLVSPILFPAEEASPGE, via the coding sequence GTGTACCGGCAGGTGGGCGTGCTGGCCGAGAGCGGACTGCTGGAGGTGGAGGGGGAACGGCGCGTACGGGGAGCTGTCGAGCGGCGCTACCGGCTGCGCCGGGAGCGGGCCGTCGTCGACGCGGAGGCGGCCGCGTCCGTGTCGAGGGAGGACCATCGGCGCGTGTTCGCCGTGGCGATGGCGGCGCTGCTGGGCGAGTTCAACGCGTACCTGGACCGGGACGGCGCCGACCCGGTCGCCGACCTGGTGGGCTACCGCCAGCACTCGGCCTGGCTGAGCCCGGACGAACTCGCGGAGCTGATCGGTGAGTTGCGGGCGGTGCTCGCCCCGCGTCTCGCCAACGAGCCCTCTCCCGAGCGCGTCCGGCACCTGGTCAGCCCGATCCTCTTCCCTGCCGAGGAAGCGTCCCCGGGCGAGTAG
- a CDS encoding DUF1062 domain-containing protein: MVAPTCLPAVLRRCHKCSAERFRTTGKFRVNANHKLLDVWLLALCTGCGDTTKLTVLDRAHVRSVRPDLLDRLHANDLSLAGELLQEPAVRRRNRIALDWDCAWHLDTGKAEQPEQPEQPESPKRPDGEAIEVSVHFAARIPVRPLRLIAEGFGLSRAEVGRLLAEGGLVSAVRLSGKLSDDFTFLLKR; the protein is encoded by the coding sequence GTGGTCGCTCCCACCTGCCTTCCTGCCGTCCTCCGCCGTTGCCACAAGTGCTCCGCAGAGCGCTTCCGGACGACCGGCAAGTTCCGGGTCAACGCCAACCACAAGCTCCTTGACGTCTGGCTCCTCGCGCTGTGCACGGGCTGCGGGGACACCACCAAGCTCACCGTCCTGGACCGGGCTCACGTCCGTTCCGTACGTCCCGACCTCCTGGATCGCCTGCACGCCAACGACCTCTCCCTGGCTGGCGAATTGCTCCAGGAACCGGCCGTGCGGCGGCGCAATCGCATCGCCCTGGACTGGGACTGTGCCTGGCATCTCGACACCGGCAAGGCCGAGCAACCGGAACAGCCAGAACAGCCGGAATCGCCGAAACGGCCGGATGGGGAGGCAATCGAGGTCTCGGTCCACTTCGCGGCACGCATTCCCGTCCGGCCGCTGCGCCTGATCGCCGAAGGCTTCGGCCTCTCCCGGGCCGAGGTCGGGAGACTGCTCGCCGAGGGCGGGCTCGTGTCCGCCGTCCGCCTGAGTGGCAAGCTCTCCGACGACTTCACCTTCCTGCTCAAACGCTGA
- a CDS encoding cupin domain-containing protein codes for MNTHEGTESTPGASGSEPRGNRLHHVRAGELDGHTAISGSTVGSKRLWMGLVENAPLSATDNHHHGASEAGIYVVSGNPVYSFHDGTQEVRITAGPGDFLLVPPFVPHREENPDPKVPAVVVIARTTQEPIKVPVPELYHLADADAAAEEGPVRR; via the coding sequence ATGAACACCCACGAAGGCACCGAATCCACACCGGGCGCGTCCGGCAGCGAGCCGCGCGGCAATCGCCTCCACCACGTCCGGGCCGGTGAGCTGGACGGCCACACCGCCATCAGCGGAAGCACGGTCGGCTCGAAGAGGCTCTGGATGGGCCTGGTGGAGAACGCGCCGCTGAGCGCGACGGACAACCACCACCACGGTGCTTCGGAAGCGGGCATCTACGTGGTCAGCGGGAACCCGGTGTACTCCTTCCACGACGGCACGCAGGAGGTACGGATCACCGCCGGGCCCGGCGACTTCCTGCTCGTCCCGCCGTTCGTCCCGCACCGCGAGGAGAACCCCGATCCGAAGGTGCCCGCAGTCGTCGTGATCGCCCGCACCACCCAGGAGCCCATCAAAGTCCCGGTGCCCGAGCTGTACCACCTCGCGGACGCCGACGCCGCTGCGGAGGAGGGCCCGGTGCGACGGTGA
- a CDS encoding PLP-dependent aminotransferase family protein — protein sequence MAPSGGKADWLSRHLRQAIADGRLVVGAKLPPTRVLAAELGVSRGVVTEAYRRLTEDGHVEGRRRGGTTVVAAPLGGSMTPSSYGPAAYGCAVHDPAPNAPSPAPPSAPARRTRPRQTPAPPRPPRQAPLVPPSTSATQHPAPPPAPTPPSHLTHHASPAALFSGTPGPEVFDALRAARTRIDLTPGRPDLTAFPRAAWLRAERAVLAELSADDLGYGDPRGALRLRRAVADWLARSRGIRVGPDEVLIVAGTAQALTLLHPILHADGIDSIAVEDPGSLGTRQHLLNGSLTTPPVPVDEDGVRVDALHATGAPAVLLTPAHQFPTGVVTSGERRRELLHWATTHDGLIIEDDYDAEHRYDRPPVPALRSLLADRVCYLGSVSKLLAPALRIGWMVPPPRYLPALTSAKRFTDLGNAVLPQLVLARLMDTGQLERHLRLLRSRHVRRRDAMIDAVGTHLPGAVVHGAAAGLHLTVTYAQDVPDTELAAAALAHGVKCQPLSWHRQLSGPQGLVLGYAAGSTSAVSEGVETIGRALRELAGSRAGRSSRAGRPSHVE from the coding sequence ATGGCCCCTTCGGGCGGCAAGGCCGACTGGCTGTCGCGGCACCTGCGGCAGGCCATAGCCGACGGCCGCCTCGTCGTCGGTGCCAAGCTGCCGCCCACACGGGTCCTCGCCGCCGAACTCGGCGTCTCCCGGGGTGTGGTCACCGAGGCGTACCGACGCCTCACCGAGGACGGCCACGTCGAGGGACGGAGGCGCGGCGGTACGACGGTCGTCGCGGCCCCCCTCGGGGGGTCGATGACCCCGTCCTCGTACGGTCCCGCCGCGTACGGCTGCGCCGTGCACGACCCCGCCCCGAACGCGCCGTCCCCAGCACCGCCGAGCGCCCCCGCCCGACGCACTCGGCCCCGCCAAACCCCCGCCCCGCCACGCCCGCCCCGGCAGGCACCCCTCGTACCGCCATCAACCTCCGCCACTCAGCACCCCGCGCCCCCGCCAGCACCAACACCCCCCTCACACCTCACGCACCACGCATCGCCCGCCGCCCTCTTCTCCGGCACCCCCGGACCCGAAGTCTTCGACGCCCTGCGCGCCGCCCGCACCCGCATCGACCTCACCCCCGGAAGGCCCGACCTCACCGCCTTCCCCCGCGCGGCCTGGCTCCGCGCCGAGCGGGCCGTGCTCGCCGAACTGTCCGCCGACGACCTCGGTTACGGAGACCCCCGCGGCGCCCTCCGGCTGCGCCGGGCCGTCGCCGACTGGCTGGCCCGCAGCCGTGGCATCCGGGTCGGCCCCGACGAGGTACTGATCGTCGCCGGTACGGCCCAGGCCCTCACCCTCCTCCATCCGATACTCCACGCGGACGGCATCGACAGCATCGCCGTCGAGGACCCCGGCTCGCTCGGCACCCGCCAGCACCTCCTCAACGGAAGCCTCACCACCCCGCCCGTACCGGTCGACGAGGACGGCGTCCGCGTCGACGCGCTGCACGCCACCGGAGCCCCGGCCGTCCTCCTCACGCCCGCCCACCAGTTCCCGACCGGCGTCGTCACGAGCGGCGAGCGGCGTCGCGAGCTCCTGCACTGGGCGACCACGCACGACGGCCTGATCATCGAGGACGACTACGACGCCGAACACCGTTACGACCGCCCGCCGGTCCCGGCCCTCCGCTCCCTGCTCGCCGACCGCGTCTGCTACCTGGGCAGCGTCTCCAAACTCCTCGCCCCCGCCCTGCGCATCGGCTGGATGGTGCCGCCGCCCCGCTACCTCCCTGCTCTGACCAGCGCGAAACGCTTCACCGACCTCGGCAACGCCGTCCTCCCCCAACTGGTGCTCGCCCGCCTGATGGACACCGGCCAGCTGGAACGCCACCTCCGTCTGCTCCGCAGCCGCCACGTTCGCCGCCGCGACGCGATGATCGACGCCGTTGGCACCCATCTGCCGGGTGCGGTCGTGCACGGCGCGGCGGCGGGCCTGCACCTGACGGTCACGTACGCGCAGGACGTTCCGGACACGGAGCTGGCCGCAGCCGCACTCGCCCACGGCGTGAAGTGCCAGCCCCTGTCCTGGCACCGTCAACTGTCCGGTCCGCAGGGCCTCGTCCTCGGTTACGCGGCGGGCTCCACCAGCGCCGTCTCCGAAGGCGTGGAAACCATCGGCCGGGCACTGCGCGAGCTGGCCGGGTCCCGTGCAGGGCGGTCGTCCCGTGCCGGACGGCCGTCCCACGTCGAGTAG
- a CDS encoding LysE family translocator — protein sequence MSVAFLLTTLAVVLTPGPGVVYTLAAGLSHGRGASVVAAFGCTLGVVPHLVASVTGLAALLHASPVAFDVVKYLGVGYLLYMAWATLRDKDALEVGGAEARSAGRVIGSAVLLNLLNPKLTMFFVAFLPQFVPADRSGSLGAMLELSAVFMALTFAVFAVYGVCAAAVRDRVLARPRVMTVIRRVFAVSFVGLSARLAVA from the coding sequence TTGAGTGTCGCGTTCCTGCTCACCACCCTCGCCGTGGTGCTGACCCCGGGGCCCGGTGTCGTGTACACCCTCGCCGCCGGGCTGTCCCACGGACGCGGGGCCAGTGTGGTCGCCGCGTTCGGCTGCACGCTCGGTGTCGTACCGCATCTGGTGGCTTCGGTCACCGGGCTCGCCGCGCTGTTGCACGCCAGCCCCGTCGCCTTCGACGTGGTGAAGTACCTCGGTGTCGGCTATCTGCTCTACATGGCGTGGGCCACCCTGCGCGACAAGGACGCCCTGGAAGTGGGAGGGGCCGAGGCCCGGTCGGCGGGGCGCGTGATCGGTTCGGCGGTGCTGCTCAATCTGCTCAATCCCAAGCTCACGATGTTCTTCGTCGCGTTCCTGCCGCAGTTCGTGCCTGCCGACCGGTCCGGTTCGCTGGGCGCGATGCTCGAACTCAGCGCCGTCTTCATGGCTCTGACCTTCGCCGTCTTCGCCGTGTACGGCGTGTGTGCCGCAGCCGTACGGGACCGGGTGCTGGCCCGGCCGCGCGTGATGACCGTCATCCGCCGGGTGTTCGCCGTCTCCTTCGTGGGGCTCAGCGCACGACTGGCGGTGGCCTGA
- a CDS encoding B3/4 domain-containing protein encodes MRFRHAGTIWSAHPELSAGVLYASGVAGDADVGAGVAEYTGRALARLADATEGQLPEVLAWRRAFARMGLKPTQYRCASESLLRRLRKERALPSIHPVVDLCNAVSVAYGVPVAALDADRIAGPLLEVRHARGDEHYTTFGGETEHPAVGEVTFVDSEGRAHARRWTNRQSGHSAVGPHTARILVVVEAMHEGGGDEAETVPEMLKTLAEELAAHWRTDPRTAVLSASAPEFTFGS; translated from the coding sequence ATGCGCTTCCGGCACGCGGGCACCATCTGGTCCGCCCACCCCGAACTGAGTGCGGGCGTGCTGTACGCCAGCGGTGTGGCAGGGGACGCCGATGTCGGAGCGGGGGTCGCGGAGTACACGGGCCGCGCCCTGGCCCGGCTGGCCGACGCCACCGAGGGGCAGCTGCCCGAAGTCCTCGCCTGGCGGCGGGCGTTCGCCAGGATGGGGCTGAAGCCGACGCAGTACCGGTGCGCCTCCGAGTCACTGCTGCGGCGGCTGCGCAAGGAGCGGGCGCTGCCGAGCATCCATCCCGTGGTCGACCTGTGCAACGCGGTCTCCGTCGCGTACGGGGTCCCGGTCGCGGCCCTCGACGCCGACCGCATCGCGGGCCCGCTTCTGGAGGTGCGTCACGCCCGGGGCGACGAGCACTACACCACCTTCGGCGGGGAGACCGAGCACCCGGCCGTGGGGGAAGTGACGTTCGTGGACTCCGAAGGGCGGGCCCATGCCCGGCGCTGGACGAACCGGCAGAGCGGCCACTCGGCGGTCGGGCCGCACACCGCCCGGATCCTGGTCGTGGTGGAGGCCATGCACGAAGGCGGCGGTGACGAGGCGGAGACCGTCCCGGAGATGTTGAAGACCCTTGCCGAGGAGCTGGCCGCCCACTGGCGGACCGACCCGAGGACGGCCGTACTCAGCGCATCCGCACCGGAGTTCACCTTCGGCTCCTGA
- a CDS encoding GNAT family N-acetyltransferase: MSTSPAPAVGPRAFTPETLDLGDSLLRPWSRKDIESPVLLQGLMDAAADPQIALWNPLPAADHAAAVTWLEVRDDAWTSGATGTFALLDTAKDPDTDPCFLGTLTVRWTDRSDGLGMIGYWLLPAARGRGLATRAVRTATEWAFRTAGVRRLELAHAVENEASCRVGLRAGFPAEGTLRASYRFGDGEYHDEHLHARLATDPAPAPAA, encoded by the coding sequence ATGAGCACTTCCCCCGCCCCGGCCGTCGGCCCGCGCGCGTTCACGCCCGAAACCCTCGACCTCGGGGACTCCCTCCTGCGCCCCTGGAGCCGCAAGGACATCGAGTCCCCAGTCCTCCTCCAGGGCCTGATGGACGCCGCCGCCGACCCGCAGATAGCCCTCTGGAACCCCCTTCCCGCCGCCGATCACGCCGCTGCGGTCACGTGGCTGGAGGTACGGGACGACGCCTGGACCTCCGGTGCCACCGGCACCTTCGCCCTGCTCGACACCGCGAAGGACCCCGACACCGACCCCTGCTTCCTGGGCACCCTCACCGTCCGCTGGACGGACCGCTCGGACGGGCTCGGCATGATCGGCTACTGGCTGCTCCCCGCCGCCCGAGGGCGTGGCCTCGCGACCCGCGCGGTCCGGACCGCCACCGAGTGGGCCTTCCGCACGGCGGGCGTCCGCCGCCTCGAACTCGCGCACGCCGTCGAGAACGAGGCGTCTTGCCGGGTGGGCCTGCGCGCCGGCTTCCCCGCCGAGGGCACGCTCCGCGCCTCGTACCGCTTCGGCGACGGCGAGTACCACGACGAACACCTCCACGCCCGTCTGGCCACGGACCCGGCCCCTGCCCCGGCCGCCTGA